The Myotis daubentonii chromosome 9, mMyoDau2.1, whole genome shotgun sequence genome has a segment encoding these proteins:
- the ARL2 gene encoding ADP-ribosylation factor-like protein 2, with amino-acid sequence MGLLTILKKMKQKERELRLLMLGLDNAGKTTILKKFNGEDIDTISPTLGFNIKTLEHRGFKLNIWDVGGQKSLRSYWRNYFESTDGLIWVVDSADRQRMQDCQRELQSLLVEERLAGATLLIFANKQDLPGALSSNAIREALELDSIRSHHWCIQGCSAVTGDNLLPGIDWLLDDISSRIFTAD; translated from the exons ATGGGCCTCCTGACCATCCTGAAGAAGATGAAGCAGAAAGAGCGGGAGCTGCGGCTGCTCATGCT CGGCCTGGACAACGCCGGCAAAACAACTATCCTCAAGAAGTTCAATGGAGAAGACATCGACACCATCTCCCCAACCCTGGGCTTCAACATCAAGACCCTGGAGCACCGCGG ATTCAAGCTGAACATCTGGGACGTGGGCGGCCAGAAGTCCCTGCGGTCCTACTGGCGGAACTACTTTGAGAGCACGGACGGCCTCATCTGGGTGGTGGACAGCGCCGACCGCCAGCGCATGCAGGACTGCCAGCGGGAGCTCCAGAGCCtgttggtggaggag CGCCTGGCTGGAGCCACCCTCCTCATCTTTGCTAACAAGCAGGACCTGCCTGGAGCACTATCTTCTAACGCCATTCGCGAG GCCCTGGAGCTGGACTCCATCCGAAGCCACCACTGGTGCATCCAGGGCTGCAGCGCGGTCACAGGGGATAACCTGCTGCCCGGCATCGACTGGCTCCTCGATGACATTTCCAGCCGCATCTTCACAGCCGACTGA